From the genome of Malus domestica chromosome 04, GDT2T_hap1, one region includes:
- the LOC139195027 gene encoding uncharacterized protein — translation MVLSWIVNTLERDLSDNVLFTNVAIEIWADLEKRFEQRNTPRIFQIKRDIATLTQDQMSVSTYYSKLKGYWDELSSLNALEACSYGALKSILAREEQQHLMQFLMGLHESYVTIRGHILLMSPLPTTQKAYSLILQEERQRQIASNSTINNESMAMLSISNKKNGSGINGITKSRHNLRVPTAHSKAVKVVLINNQPATMYKPQSIKLITYSP, via the exons ATGGTCTTATCTTGGATTGTAAACACATTGGAGAGAGATCTCTCAGATAATGTCTTATTCACAAACGTTGCAATCGAAATTTGGGCTGATTTAGAGAAAAGATTTGAGCAGAGGAACACGCCTAGGATCTTTCAAATCAAGAGAGATATTGCCACACTCACGCAAGATCAAATGTCTGTATCTACATACTACTCCAAATTGAAGGGCTATTGGGACGAGTTGTCCTCCCTTAATGCTTTAGAGGCTTGTTCTTATGGTGCACTAAAATCCATCTTGGCTAGAGAAGAGCAGCAACATTTAATGCAGTTTCTTATGGGGCTTCATGAGTCCTATGTGACGATTCGAGGGCACATACTACTCATGTCGCCCTTGCCCACTACCCAGAAGGCATATAGCCTTATTTTACAGGAAGAAAGACAACGTCAAATTGCTTCCAATTCAACCATCAACAACGAGAGCATGGCTATGCTTTCCATATCTAACAAGAAGAATGGCagtg GCATAAATGGCATAACAAAGAGCCGCCACAATTTGAGGGTGCCAACTGCTCATTCCAAAGCCGTAAAAGTGGTCCTCATCAACAATCAGCCAGCAACAATGTACAAGCCTCAGTCGATCAAACTCATTACTTACAGTCCATAG